GCGCTTTCAGAAAACGCATCATCTCCACGCAGTAAATCGCCACCAGAATCGCCGTGAAAATACCCGTGCCGCCGAGGCTGTCTACCGGTAGCGTCCCTTTGGTTTTCGGCGCAGCCACCAGCATGAATGCCATCAGCGACAGCATCGCACACATGAAAGGATCCAGTTGATGCGACTTCACATAGTGCTTGCCGAGGTTATAGGCGATGGCCGCGCAGATATAAATAGACATGATCCCCATCGTCATATCAAACGGCGTGAGAATCTGCCCCTCAAACTGCTTCGCCAGATCCAGCCACGCACGGGCAAAACCCAGTGTGGTGTCGGGTGAAAACGGCGGATAGGCAAACACCAGTAAAAACGAACCGACAATCATAAACGGCATGGCGGAGATAAACCCGTCGCGGATCGCCATCACGTGGCGCTGCGCGGAAATGCGCGAAGCTATCGGGCTGACATAGTTTTCAACAAAGCGAAATATCACATTAAAGGCAGCATGGTTGGCAGACATGGCGGTCTCCTGTCAGGCAATCAACGTGAATACGCGGCGAGCGGCCGTCGCGCATCATCCCATAATCCATTGAACTGAAAACCGTAACCAGGTGTGTCGCTCTGCTTCCTGCGCAGTGAAATCTTCCGGGCTGCAACAGTGTCTGACTGCCTTGCCAGCGGCGTAACTGAAAAAGAAAGGTTTCATACACGGCTCTTATTATTGGTTACAGAGGGAGGTTACATCACCAGTATTAATCCGCGATGGTCGCTCTGCAACCGGTTACAGTAACCGGTTTCTTTGATTGTGAAGGAGATCCAGAAAACACCGGATGGCCACAGAAAAGCGCTTTTCCGCTAATTTACAAAACCTGGTGCGGTATGCCAGATTAAGACAGCTATTTTCAGGAGAAATAAATGAGTCTGGAATCCGTGCGACAATTTTTTGTCGAAAACGCCCCCGATATTGAAATCATTGAACTTAACCAAAGCACCGCCACCGTCGCGCTGGCCGCCGCTGCCCATCAGGTTGAACCCGGTCAGATAGCCAAAACGCTCTCGCTGAAAGTGAAAGATGAGGTGATTCTGGTGGTCGCCAAAGGCGACGCGCGGCTTGATAACAAGAAGCTAAAAAACACATTCGGTGCGAAAGCGCGAATGCTCAGCAGTGATGAAGTGGTGACCTGGACCGGCCACCCGGTTGGCGGCGTCTGCCCGTTCGGGCTGGAAAACGCGCTGGCAGTCTACTGCGACATCTCACTGCGTCAGTATGACGAAGTGCTGCCCGCAGCAGGCGCGATTCACAGCGCGGTGCGTATTTCGCCCACTCGCCTGGCAGAGCTGACCCAGGCGCAGTGGGTGGATGTGTGTCTGTAAGTGTGCGCGTAACGCGATAACGCCTCTACCGCAGGCTTAAAATAAGCCTGCCCGGTGCAGAAGAATATCCGCCGCATTCAGCAATCCGGCATCGGTATGCACGCCGAGCTTCAGCATGGCGTTAAATTTATGCGCGCGGATGGTTTTGATATTGCGCTCCAGACGGCTGGCAATTTGCGACACCGAATAGCCGTCCGTCAGGTAGCGCAGGATAATCCGCTCGGTCGGGCTCAGCAGTCGCGATCCCTGCGTGGCATACCAGATTTTATTAGGCGATTCGCTCACACGAATGGAGTCGCTCATCGCGGACATCAGTTCATCCGTAAAGCGCGCCAGCGTTTCCGACTTATCAATAATCCCCTGCAGTGGCGTCGGAGAAAGCTGGCTTATCAGTTTTGCCTCATTGACGTTATTTACCATCACAATACGCTTCATACGCGGCCAGGCTTTCGCCATCTCACTGACGAACTGCAGACAGTCGCGCCGGTGCTCGCGCGTACCTTCAAGCGAAAAGATAACGGCGGAAAAATTCCGTTTCGTCAGTGCCTCAATAAACGCATGATGGTCGGAAAATATTTCCAGGCGGCATGACGTCGAATTATTTCCCTGTAGCAGCGAACGTATTCCTTCGCCGCTCATTACGCATTTTTCGATTAGCGCAATGTTTCGTTTTTCGACTCCGTGTTCCATTCAGCCTGTTCCTTATGTAATGAAAGCAAATTTAATTCCTTTAATCCCTGTAAGCTGCTTATCCATGCATACATTTCAGCATTGCCGCGCAGAGATAAGCGTCGCATGGCACTGTTTTTCTGCGCGCTGATGGTTTTATTACTTTTTTTCAGCATCTGGGCGATTTGATTTATTCCCCAGCCTTTACCGAGCAACCGTAATACCTGTTTTTCCGACGTAGTAAGCATCACGCTGGACGCCGGCTCTTTTTCCTGCGCCTGGCGCGGCGTGACTAACATCTGGCTGACCCTCTCGGCTTTTTCACGGCCAAGTCGTACAGCATTAACGACACCTTCCACCGGTTCCGCCGTTGAAAGCAGCGTGGTCTCGGGGCGCATCAGTAACTGCACCGCCATATTGAATGAGGCCGCAGGCACAAGAAAAATCCAGTGTACGCCTGGCGCTTGCGCCACCAGGGAGTAATACGCTTCGCACTCGCGACGGGCATCCTCTGGCGCGCAGGGCAGTTCTGCCAGCACCATGTCGATGGGGTTTAGTAGCGGCAGCGTTATTTCTGCGCTGCTGTTGTAGTGATAAAGTTCGGTTTCCGGAAAATGGTGACGCATAATGGTCTCCAGCCCGGTATGCATCACGGGGGTTTGGCTAATGATAATGCCTAGTTTGCAACGTCCTGGTAACATATTTCCTCCGGTTATATCCTTCCGGCCAAACAAATTTCAAAACCAGCTTATGTAATAACGTAAAAATAAATTTCAAAATCTAAATCAAGAAAAAAACGCAGACTGCGTTAGCAGATAATGTATATAAGTGGACATAAAGAATTTTCTGCCCGACAAAACATCGGCATTCTATGAACCCTTTATTTTACTGTCAACGACAAACAAGGCTAAAAATACGCCACCTCGGTTTAAAGGATATTCTCATAGTAAAAAGATAAAAAATGTCTATTTATAGACACAATATAAATACCTGTTTAATTAATTTGGTGGCTCCGCCAGTACGACATTAATTAACTGTGATAACAGCACCCGCCTCGATTGTTTTCTGCGGAACGAGATTGGCTACCCGCACTCACAAACCGCCTGAAGCCACGCCGAAAAATGCAGCAATCTTGATCTACCGCCACGGCTGCGCCTGGCGGCGCATGGTAATAATGGACATCTGACACCCACGCCTATTCTCACCAGGACCGAATATGGAAGCGGATGCTTTAGCGCAGCGGGACGTGACCCGCTTGTGTATTCAGTGCGGGCTGTTTTTATTGCAGCATGGCGCGGAGAGCGCGCTGATTGAAGAACTCACTACCCGGCTTGGCCGCGCGCTGGGCATGGACAGCGTGGAGAGTTCTATCTCCGCTAACGCCATTGTGCTGACCACGATAAAAGATAATCACTGCCTGACGACGACACGAAAAAACATCGATCGCGGCATCAACATGCACATGGTGACCGAAGTCCAGCACATCGTCATTATGACTGAACATAAGCTGCTGGACCGGCACGACGTCGCGAAACGCTTTTCGCAATTAAAACCGCTGCGTTACCCGCGCTGGCAGGTGGTGCTGATGGTCGGGCTCTCCTGCGCCTGCTTTTGCAAAATGAATAATGGCGGCTGGGACGGCGCGCTGGTGACGTTTATCGCGAGCACCCTGGCGATGTATGTGCGCCAGACGCTGACGCAGCGCCATCTGCACCCGCAAATTAACTTCTGTCTGACGGCCTTTGTGGCGACCACCGTCTCTGGTCTGCTGCTGGCGCTGCCGCCATTCGCAGGCGCGTCCACCGTGGCGATGGCCGCGAGCGTCCTGCTGCTGGTGCCGGGGTTTCCGCTTATCAATGCAGTGGCCGATATGTTTAAAGGCCACGTGAATACCGGCCTTGCCCGCTGGGCGATGGCGAGTATGTTGACGCTCGCCACCTGCATTGGCGTGATTATGGCGATGGCGTTATGGGGGCTGCGGGGATGGATATAATTCGTATCATTACGCTGATGCTGGAAGATATGCTGCTTTCCGCGATTCCGGCGGCGGGCTTTGCAATGGTGTTTAACGTGCCGCGCCGCGCCCTGCCCTGGTGCGCGCTGCTGGGCGCGGTCGGTCACGGTTCGCGCACCGTCATGATAATGATGGGGCTGAATATCGAATGGGGCACGTTTCTCGCGGCAATGCTGGTCGGCTGCATCGGCATTC
This sequence is a window from Cronobacter sakazakii. Protein-coding genes within it:
- a CDS encoding YbaK/EbsC family protein, with the protein product MSLESVRQFFVENAPDIEIIELNQSTATVALAAAAHQVEPGQIAKTLSLKVKDEVILVVAKGDARLDNKKLKNTFGAKARMLSSDEVVTWTGHPVGGVCPFGLENALAVYCDISLRQYDEVLPAAGAIHSAVRISPTRLAELTQAQWVDVCL
- the bglJ gene encoding DNA-binding transcriptional activator BglJ, with protein sequence MEHGVEKRNIALIEKCVMSGEGIRSLLQGNNSTSCRLEIFSDHHAFIEALTKRNFSAVIFSLEGTREHRRDCLQFVSEMAKAWPRMKRIVMVNNVNEAKLISQLSPTPLQGIIDKSETLARFTDELMSAMSDSIRVSESPNKIWYATQGSRLLSPTERIILRYLTDGYSVSQIASRLERNIKTIRAHKFNAMLKLGVHTDAGLLNAADILLHRAGLF
- a CDS encoding helix-turn-helix transcriptional regulator gives rise to the protein MLPGRCKLGIIISQTPVMHTGLETIMRHHFPETELYHYNSSAEITLPLLNPIDMVLAELPCAPEDARRECEAYYSLVAQAPGVHWIFLVPAASFNMAVQLLMRPETTLLSTAEPVEGVVNAVRLGREKAERVSQMLVTPRQAQEKEPASSVMLTTSEKQVLRLLGKGWGINQIAQMLKKSNKTISAQKNSAMRRLSLRGNAEMYAWISSLQGLKELNLLSLHKEQAEWNTESKNETLR
- a CDS encoding threonine/serine ThrE exporter family protein yields the protein MEADALAQRDVTRLCIQCGLFLLQHGAESALIEELTTRLGRALGMDSVESSISANAIVLTTIKDNHCLTTTRKNIDRGINMHMVTEVQHIVIMTEHKLLDRHDVAKRFSQLKPLRYPRWQVVLMVGLSCACFCKMNNGGWDGALVTFIASTLAMYVRQTLTQRHLHPQINFCLTAFVATTVSGLLLALPPFAGASTVAMAASVLLLVPGFPLINAVADMFKGHVNTGLARWAMASMLTLATCIGVIMAMALWGLRGWI